The DNA sequence CGGAGTCGACCGCCCGCGCCCCGTGCTCGATGCCGGCGCGCAGGCGGTCGATCAGCGTGCCCGCGCCCGGCTCGGTGCCCGGCAGGTCGCCCTTGGCGACCAGCGCCGCGGCGGCGTTGAGCAGCACGGCGTCCCGGACCGGTCCCGGCTGCCCGCCCAGGACGGTGCGGGCGACACCGGCGTTGTACGCGGCATCGGCTCCGCGCAGGTCCGCCACGGTGGTCGCGGCCATCCCGAGCTCGGCGGCGGCGTCCAGGGTCGTGGCGACGACCTCGCCGTCGCGCACCTCCCAGATCTCGTTGACCGCGGTGGTGGACAGCTCGTCGAGGCCGTTGCGCCCGCGGAACACCAGAGCGTCGGTACCGCGGGCCGCGAGGACCCCCGCCACCAGCGGCGCGGTGCGCGCGTCAGCCACGCCGATCGCCGCGGCGCGGGGCCGGGCGGGGTTGGTCAGGGGACCCAGGACGTTGAACGCCGTCCCGACGGCGAGCTCGCGGCGGGTCGGCGCGGCGTGCCGCATCGACGGGTGGAAGAGGTTGGCGAAGCAGAAGGTGATGCCCACCTCGCGGAAGACCCGCTCGACGCCGCGGACGTCGAGGTTGAGGTCGACCCCCAGCGCCTCGAGGACGTCGGCCGAGCCCGACGACGAGCTGGAGGCGCGGTTGCCGTGCTTGACCACGCGGATGCCGGCGGCCGCGACGACCAGGGATGCCATCGTCGAGATGTTGACCGTGTGCATCCGGTCGCCACCGGTGCCCACGATGTCGACGACGTCGTCCGACACCTCGATCGGCGTCGCGTGCTCGAGCATCGCGTCGGCGAGGCCGCGCAGCTCCTCGACCGTCTCGCCCTTCGTCGCCAGTCCCACGAGGAACGCGGCGAGCACGGCGGGGGCGGTCTCCCCCGACATCACCCGGTCCATCGCCCACGCGGTGTCCGCGGCCGTGAGGTCCTCCCGGCCGATCAGCCGGGCGACGAGCTCGGGCCACGTGCGAGCACCGGGTTCGCTCACGGCGCCGCGGTCGCGCGCAGCAGCCCCGCGACCGCCTCCTGCAGCTCGATGGGGTCCAGGGGTGCCGCGACGATGGCGTCGGCCTCCGCCCACGTCGCCAGCCAGGCGTCCTGAGGGCGACCGGTGAGGATGAGGACGGGCGGGCAGTTGTAGATCTCGTCCTTGAGCTGCCGGGCGATAGCCATGCCGCCGACCTTGGCGGCCTCACCGTCGAGGACCAGGACCGCGAAGGAGCCCTGCTCGACCTTGTTCACCACGCCGGCGTGGGTGGCGGACTCGGTCCACCGCACGCGCGGCAGGCCCTTGGCGGGCCGGCGCCCGACCGACTCGATCACCGCGCGCCGGGTGTCGGCGTCGTCGCTGTAGACGAGCAGGTCCACGGTGCGCTCGTCGTTCGCCGACGGGTCGGAGCCTGTCTCCGTGCTGGTCATCGTCGTCCTCTCAGGCGTGTGGGCGGTCGTGGTCGAGCCGGCCGCTCCAGGGCTGGGGAGCCGCGGGCGGGCCCCCGCCCATGCTAGTGCGCGGCCGGCGGCCGGTCCGTCCCTGCTCGCCGGCGCCACCGTCGATCCGGGCATACCGGGACGGAGCGGTCCGCGCCCCCACCGGGACCTTCGTCATGGCCCGGCGATATTTCGGCGGAACTAGGCTACTTCTGGCGATCTCCGCGACTCACCACCGGGCAATGTGGGCACGATTGGCCCGACCTGAGCCATAATGACGCCGTGTCGTCAACAACCGCTGCCCCCACGGCTCACGTGCAGGTGACAAGGCCGAACACCCTGTCGGTCGGCGTCATCGTCTGGCTCTCGAGCGAGCTGATGTTCTTCGCCGGGCTGTTCGCCATGTACTTCACCCATCGCTCGGTCGCCGGGCCGGAGGTGTGGGCGGCCGAGTCGAGCGCGCTGAACTTCCCGTTCGCGCTGGGGAACACCCTCATCCTCGTGCTCAGCTCGGTGACCTGCCAGATGGGCGTGTTCGCGGCGGAGCGCTTCCAGCAGTCCCGGACGGGGTCCCTGCTCAACCCCCTCCGATGGGGCATGAACGAGTGGTACACACTCACCTTCATCATGGGTGCGATCTTCGTGGCAGGTCAGGTCACGGAGTACGCCGAGCTCATCCAGCACGGCACGAAGATCTCGACGAGCTCGTACGGGTCGGTCTTCTACATCACCACGGGCTTCCACGCGCTGCACGTCATCGGTGGCCTCATCGCGTTCCTCTTCGTCCTCGGCCGGTCCTTCACCGCCCGGCGGTTCGGGCACCTCGAGGCCGGCAGCGCCGTCGTGACGTCCTACTACTGGCACTTCGTGGACGTCGTCTGGATCGCGCTGTTCTTCGTCATCTACATCCTGCGTTAGCCCCGGCCCGCAGACCGACCACCTGCCCATCAACGACCCGAACGAGGACGACCATCGTGAAGGCATTCGCCGCCAGCAGAAGAAGCCGGTTCGCACCGGCGGTGCTCGTGCTGCTCGCCCTGCTCCTGACCGGAGCCATGTACGCCGTGCTGGCCCCGCGCACCGCCACCGCGTCGCCGGCCGCCGCCAGTGCCCAGACCGTCGGGGCCGGGCAACAGCTGTTCCGGGCCAACTGCGCCACCTGCCACGGCCTGAACGCACAGGGCACGGACCTCGCTCCCTCCCTCGTGGGCGTGGGAGCCGCGTCGGTGGACTTCCAGATGGCCACCGGGCGCATGCCGATGTCGAACAACTCCCCGCAGGCGGAGGCCAAGAAGCCGCAGTTCACGCCGGACCAGATCGCCCTCGTCGCGTCGTACGTCGCGTCCCTGGCCCCGGGGCCGGCCGTGCCCACCGCCGAGCAGGTGGACCCGGCCCTGGGCGACCCCGCGAGCGGCATGGCCCTCTTCCGCACCAACTGCGCCATGTGCCACAACGCCGTCGGCGCCGGCGGGGCGCTGAGCGAGGGCAAGTACGCCCCGTCGCTGTACGACTCGACGCCCACCGAGATCTACGAGGCGATGCTCACCGGCCCGCAGTCCATGCCGGTGTTCAACGAGGCCAACATCGACCCCGAGGGCAAGCGCGACATCATCGCCTACCTCTACGAGCAGCGCGAGGCCTCCCCCGGCGGCATCACCCTCGGCTCGCTCGGGCCCGTGTCGGAGGGCCTGTGGGCATGGGTCATCGGCATCGGCGGTCTCATCGGCATGGGCGTGTGGATCGGAGCGAAGTCGTCATGAGCTCCCTCGAGCGTCCTTCCACGGCCGGCACCTCGACCGTCCCGGCGCGGTTCGAGAACCCGGGGCTGGAGGAGCACAAGCCGCGCCTGAGCGACATCGACCAGCGCGCCGCCAAGCGCGTGGAGCGTCAGGTCGCCCTGCTGTTCGCGATCTCCGTGCTCGCATCGCTCGCGGCCGTCGTCGCGTACTTCGCCATCCCGTCCGAGGACACCCTGGGAACCGTGCGCGCGTCGACCCTGGCGCTCGGGCTGGGGCTCGGCATCGGCATGCTCGGCATCGGCGTTGCCGCCATCCACTGGTCCAAGTCGATCATGA is a window from the Georgenia muralis genome containing:
- a CDS encoding cytochrome c oxidase subunit 3, producing the protein MSSTTAAPTAHVQVTRPNTLSVGVIVWLSSELMFFAGLFAMYFTHRSVAGPEVWAAESSALNFPFALGNTLILVLSSVTCQMGVFAAERFQQSRTGSLLNPLRWGMNEWYTLTFIMGAIFVAGQVTEYAELIQHGTKISTSSYGSVFYITTGFHALHVIGGLIAFLFVLGRSFTARRFGHLEAGSAVVTSYYWHFVDVVWIALFFVIYILR
- a CDS encoding response regulator transcription factor: MTSTETGSDPSANDERTVDLLVYSDDADTRRAVIESVGRRPAKGLPRVRWTESATHAGVVNKVEQGSFAVLVLDGEAAKVGGMAIARQLKDEIYNCPPVLILTGRPQDAWLATWAEADAIVAAPLDPIELQEAVAGLLRATAAP
- a CDS encoding cytochrome c, which encodes MKAFAASRRSRFAPAVLVLLALLLTGAMYAVLAPRTATASPAAASAQTVGAGQQLFRANCATCHGLNAQGTDLAPSLVGVGAASVDFQMATGRMPMSNNSPQAEAKKPQFTPDQIALVASYVASLAPGPAVPTAEQVDPALGDPASGMALFRTNCAMCHNAVGAGGALSEGKYAPSLYDSTPTEIYEAMLTGPQSMPVFNEANIDPEGKRDIIAYLYEQREASPGGITLGSLGPVSEGLWAWVIGIGGLIGMGVWIGAKSS
- the trpD gene encoding anthranilate phosphoribosyltransferase, which gives rise to MSEPGARTWPELVARLIGREDLTAADTAWAMDRVMSGETAPAVLAAFLVGLATKGETVEELRGLADAMLEHATPIEVSDDVVDIVGTGGDRMHTVNISTMASLVVAAAGIRVVKHGNRASSSSSGSADVLEALGVDLNLDVRGVERVFREVGITFCFANLFHPSMRHAAPTRRELAVGTAFNVLGPLTNPARPRAAAIGVADARTAPLVAGVLAARGTDALVFRGRNGLDELSTTAVNEIWEVRDGEVVATTLDAAAELGMAATTVADLRGADAAYNAGVARTVLGGQPGPVRDAVLLNAAAALVAKGDLPGTEPGAGTLIDRLRAGIEHGARAVDSGAAGDLLTRWVAATR